One Castanea sativa cultivar Marrone di Chiusa Pesio chromosome 4, ASM4071231v1 DNA window includes the following coding sequences:
- the LOC142630967 gene encoding uncharacterized protein LOC142630967 isoform X1: MFVSHSDLWSMTRATTGLSMRSDPRRPGGISWGPHWVQVRPRAVYGVASEKKKKSPICTADELHYVSVPNSDWTLALWRYLPSPQSQGKPRRNHPLLLLSGVATNAIGYDLSPQSSFARYMSSQGFDTWILEVRGAGLSTYRMDFGKVKQPVDATRDSSVEHGMDGIFPSGFLEARQNSDIVSQIRDVSQRLVNIVEKGQLPVPEQLLDLQGRFFTRLEEFQKQLDLIVKYDWDFDHYLEEDVPAAMEYIRTHCKPKDGKLLAIGHSMGGILLYAMLSRCCSEGRNFGFTSIATLGSSLDYTTSKSSLKLLLPLADPAEVLNVPVIPIGALLAAAHPLASRPPYFLSWLSSQVSAQGMMNPKLFDKLVLNNFCTVPAKLLLQLATAFQEGGLRDRSGTFFYKDYLRKSNVPVLALAGDQDLICPPEAVYETAKLIPEDFVAYKVFGEPGGPHYGHYDLVGGRMVADQVYPCIIEFLNRNDVI; the protein is encoded by the exons atgtTTGTTTCCCATTCGGATCTGTGGTCCATGACCCGGGCCACCACCGGATTAAGCATGCGATCCGACCCGAGAAGACCCGGAGGAATTTCTTGGGGCCCACATTGGGTGCAGGTGAGGCCTCGGGCCGTATACGGCGTCGCAtcggagaagaagaagaagtcgcCGATCTGTACGGCAGATGAGTTGCACTACGTTTCTGTTCCCAACTCGGATTGGACACTCGCTCTCTGGCGTTACCTTCCTTCTCCTCAGTCGCAg ggAAAGCCGAGAAGGAACCATCCGCTGTTGCTGTTGTCAGGAGTTGCCACCAATGCTATTGGATATGATCTCTCTCCTCAG TCCTCTTTTGCACGGTACATGTCTAGCCAAGGATTTGATACATGGATTCTTGAAGTTCGAGGGGCTGGGTTGAGTACATACAGGATGGACTTTGGGAAAGTTAAGCAGCCTGTGGATGCCACGAGAGATTCTTCAGTTGAGCATGGAATGGATGGTATTTTTCCTTCAG GTTTTCTAGAAGCAAGACAAAACTCTGATATTGTTAGCCAAATAAGAGATGTGAGTCAAAGGCTTGTAAATATCGTTGAAAAAGGTCAACTGCCAGTTCCAGAACAGCTTTTGGACTTGCAAGGGCGTTTTTTTACTAGATTAGAAGAATTCCAGAAACAACTTGACCTGATTGTAAAGTATGATTGGGACTTTGATCACTACTTGGAAGAGGATGTACCTGCTGCG ATGGAGTACATAAGGACTCATTGCAAACCAAAGGATGGAAAGTTGCTTGCAATTGGTCACTCAATGGGGGGTATCTTGCTATATGCAATGCTCTCTCGATGCT GTTCTGAAGGAAGGAATTTTGGGTTCACATCAATTGCTACTTTGGGATCATCACTTGACTACACAACTTCAAAGTCGTCGCTCAAATTACTTTTACCTCTG GCTGACCCTGCAGAGGTTCTAAATGTTCCTGTTATTCCAATTGGGGCATTGCTTGCTGCTGCTCATCCTCTTGCATCTCGCCCTCCTTATTTTCTGTCTTGGTTGAGTTCTCAAGTTTCTGCTCAGGGCATGATGAATCCAAAGTTGTTTGATAAGCTTGTTTTGAACAACTTCT GTACAGTTCCTGCTAAGCTTCTCTTGCAGCTAGCAACTGCCTTCCAAGAGGGTGGTTTACGTGACAGAAGTGGAACTTTTTTCTACAAGGATTATTTACGCAAAAGCAATGTCCCTGTGTTAGCACTTGCTGGAGACCAAGACTTAATTTGTCCACCTGAAGCTGTATATG AAACGGCAAAGCTGATTCCTGAAGATTTTGTTGCTTACAAAGTTTTTGGAGAACCCGGCGGGCCACATTATGGTCACTATGATCTAGTTGGAGGTCGTATG GTTGCAGATCAAGTGTATCCCTGTATAATTGAATTTCTCAATCGTAATGACGTGATTTGA
- the LOC142630967 gene encoding uncharacterized protein LOC142630967 isoform X2, giving the protein MFVSHSDLWSMTRATTGLSMRSDPRRPGGISWGPHWVQVRPRAVYGVASEKKKKSPICTADELHYVSVPNSDWTLALWRYLPSPQSQGKPRRNHPLLLLSGVATNAIGYDLSPQSSFARYMSSQGFDTWILEVRGAGLSTYRMDFGKVKQPVDATRDSSVEHGMDGFLEARQNSDIVSQIRDVSQRLVNIVEKGQLPVPEQLLDLQGRFFTRLEEFQKQLDLIVKYDWDFDHYLEEDVPAAMEYIRTHCKPKDGKLLAIGHSMGGILLYAMLSRCCSEGRNFGFTSIATLGSSLDYTTSKSSLKLLLPLADPAEVLNVPVIPIGALLAAAHPLASRPPYFLSWLSSQVSAQGMMNPKLFDKLVLNNFCTVPAKLLLQLATAFQEGGLRDRSGTFFYKDYLRKSNVPVLALAGDQDLICPPEAVYETAKLIPEDFVAYKVFGEPGGPHYGHYDLVGGRMVADQVYPCIIEFLNRNDVI; this is encoded by the exons atgtTTGTTTCCCATTCGGATCTGTGGTCCATGACCCGGGCCACCACCGGATTAAGCATGCGATCCGACCCGAGAAGACCCGGAGGAATTTCTTGGGGCCCACATTGGGTGCAGGTGAGGCCTCGGGCCGTATACGGCGTCGCAtcggagaagaagaagaagtcgcCGATCTGTACGGCAGATGAGTTGCACTACGTTTCTGTTCCCAACTCGGATTGGACACTCGCTCTCTGGCGTTACCTTCCTTCTCCTCAGTCGCAg ggAAAGCCGAGAAGGAACCATCCGCTGTTGCTGTTGTCAGGAGTTGCCACCAATGCTATTGGATATGATCTCTCTCCTCAG TCCTCTTTTGCACGGTACATGTCTAGCCAAGGATTTGATACATGGATTCTTGAAGTTCGAGGGGCTGGGTTGAGTACATACAGGATGGACTTTGGGAAAGTTAAGCAGCCTGTGGATGCCACGAGAGATTCTTCAGTTGAGCATGGAATGGATG GTTTTCTAGAAGCAAGACAAAACTCTGATATTGTTAGCCAAATAAGAGATGTGAGTCAAAGGCTTGTAAATATCGTTGAAAAAGGTCAACTGCCAGTTCCAGAACAGCTTTTGGACTTGCAAGGGCGTTTTTTTACTAGATTAGAAGAATTCCAGAAACAACTTGACCTGATTGTAAAGTATGATTGGGACTTTGATCACTACTTGGAAGAGGATGTACCTGCTGCG ATGGAGTACATAAGGACTCATTGCAAACCAAAGGATGGAAAGTTGCTTGCAATTGGTCACTCAATGGGGGGTATCTTGCTATATGCAATGCTCTCTCGATGCT GTTCTGAAGGAAGGAATTTTGGGTTCACATCAATTGCTACTTTGGGATCATCACTTGACTACACAACTTCAAAGTCGTCGCTCAAATTACTTTTACCTCTG GCTGACCCTGCAGAGGTTCTAAATGTTCCTGTTATTCCAATTGGGGCATTGCTTGCTGCTGCTCATCCTCTTGCATCTCGCCCTCCTTATTTTCTGTCTTGGTTGAGTTCTCAAGTTTCTGCTCAGGGCATGATGAATCCAAAGTTGTTTGATAAGCTTGTTTTGAACAACTTCT GTACAGTTCCTGCTAAGCTTCTCTTGCAGCTAGCAACTGCCTTCCAAGAGGGTGGTTTACGTGACAGAAGTGGAACTTTTTTCTACAAGGATTATTTACGCAAAAGCAATGTCCCTGTGTTAGCACTTGCTGGAGACCAAGACTTAATTTGTCCACCTGAAGCTGTATATG AAACGGCAAAGCTGATTCCTGAAGATTTTGTTGCTTACAAAGTTTTTGGAGAACCCGGCGGGCCACATTATGGTCACTATGATCTAGTTGGAGGTCGTATG GTTGCAGATCAAGTGTATCCCTGTATAATTGAATTTCTCAATCGTAATGACGTGATTTGA
- the LOC142631311 gene encoding uncharacterized protein LOC142631311 isoform X1, with protein MPVVDETTGLEQIKWRRPRNQFQHQPISEMDPPTSPNPQIPSIIQSSRCKSTISSLLLSTFSNTNTANEATPTNSSTKKKNNFTSATFRGLGCTASASQQVSVPAVIRGSADWEAKKSRKKKKKQKKNFNNSSNNNNNNNGNSNSNNGGDGPNIMSCVDVQDVWCGPGIGFSAEDCVVARRNGNGRGKIDGDTKINHTHRERPCLGRRAVNPEPISFLDSDSDYVSSRPGLEVFGTRYYRHARHPSPEGFAEIMMLQNSLLMGGRIDTHDRYRDLRLDVDSMSYEELLELGDRIGYVSTGLKEEEIGRCLRNIKHSLVNDLSPHFTKQVDRKCSICQEEYEGDDEMGKLDCGHSYHLQCIKQWLAQKNCCPVCKTEVVARC; from the exons atgcCAGTCGTTGATGAGACCACAGGCCTAGAGCAAATCAAATGGAGAAGACCCAGAAACCAATTCCAACACCAACCCATTTCAGAGATGGATCCTCCAACTAGTCCTAACCCACAAATCCCATCTATAATCCAATCCAGTAGATGCAAATCCACCATCTCTTCCCTCCTCCTCTCCACTTTTTCCAACACAAACACCGCAAATGAAGCCACACCCACAAACTCCAGCACCAAGAAAAAGAACAACTTCACTTCAGCAACGTTTAGGGGGCTTGGGTGTACGGCCTCAGCTTCACAGCAAGTGTCGGTGCCGGCAGTGATTCGAGGGTCAGCTGACTGGGAAGCTAAGAAGagcaggaagaagaagaagaagcaaaagaagaacTTTAacaacagcagcaacaacaacaacaacaacaacggtAATAGTAATAGCAATAATGGAGGAGATGGGCCTAATATAATGAGTTGTGTGGATGTGCAAGATGTTTGGTGTGGACCTGGAATTGGGTTCTCTGCAGAGGATTGTGTAGTGGCCAGAAGGAATGGCAATGGGAGAGGCAAGATTGATGGTGATACTAAAATCAACCATACCCACAGGGAG CGTCCATGTTTAGGAAGGCGAGCAGTGAACCCTGAACCCATTTCATTTCTGGACTCCGACTCGGATTATGTATCTTCTCGTCCTGGATTGGAGGTATTCGGAACTAGGTACTACCGACATGCTCGACACCCTTCTCCTGAGGGCTTTGCTGAG ATTATGATGCTTCAGAATAGTCTGCTAATGGGGGGAAGAATAGACACACACGATCGATATAGAGACTTGAGACTTGATGTTGATAGTATGTCATATGAG GAATTGCTTGAGCTTGGTGATAGAATTGGTTATGTGAGTACTGGATTGAAAGAAGAGGAAATAGGCCGCTGCCTCCGGAATATTAAGCATTCGCTTGTAAATGATCTGTCCCCACATTTTACTAAGCAAGTAGATAGGAAGTGCAGCATTTGTCAG GAGGAATACGAAGGAGATGATGAGATGGGGAAGCTGGATTGCGGACACAGCTATCATTTACAATGTATTAAACAGTGGCTTGCACAGAAAAATTGTTGCCCTGTCTGTAAGACTGAGGTGGTGGCTCGATGCTGA
- the LOC142631311 gene encoding uncharacterized protein LOC142631311 isoform X2 — protein sequence MPVVDETTGLEQIKWRRPRNQFQHQPISEMDPPTSPNPQIPSIIQSSRCKSTISSLLLSTFSNTNTANEATPTNSSTKKKNNFTSATFRGLGCTASASQQVSVPAVIRGSADWEAKKSRKKKKKQKKNFNNSSNNNNNNNGNSNSNNGGDGPNIMSCVDVQDVWCGPGIGFSAEDCVVARRNGNGRGKIDGDTKINHTHRERPCLGRRAVNPEPISFLDSDSDYVSSRPGLEVFGTRYYRHARHPSPEGFAEELLELGDRIGYVSTGLKEEEIGRCLRNIKHSLVNDLSPHFTKQVDRKCSICQEEYEGDDEMGKLDCGHSYHLQCIKQWLAQKNCCPVCKTEVVARC from the exons atgcCAGTCGTTGATGAGACCACAGGCCTAGAGCAAATCAAATGGAGAAGACCCAGAAACCAATTCCAACACCAACCCATTTCAGAGATGGATCCTCCAACTAGTCCTAACCCACAAATCCCATCTATAATCCAATCCAGTAGATGCAAATCCACCATCTCTTCCCTCCTCCTCTCCACTTTTTCCAACACAAACACCGCAAATGAAGCCACACCCACAAACTCCAGCACCAAGAAAAAGAACAACTTCACTTCAGCAACGTTTAGGGGGCTTGGGTGTACGGCCTCAGCTTCACAGCAAGTGTCGGTGCCGGCAGTGATTCGAGGGTCAGCTGACTGGGAAGCTAAGAAGagcaggaagaagaagaagaagcaaaagaagaacTTTAacaacagcagcaacaacaacaacaacaacaacggtAATAGTAATAGCAATAATGGAGGAGATGGGCCTAATATAATGAGTTGTGTGGATGTGCAAGATGTTTGGTGTGGACCTGGAATTGGGTTCTCTGCAGAGGATTGTGTAGTGGCCAGAAGGAATGGCAATGGGAGAGGCAAGATTGATGGTGATACTAAAATCAACCATACCCACAGGGAG CGTCCATGTTTAGGAAGGCGAGCAGTGAACCCTGAACCCATTTCATTTCTGGACTCCGACTCGGATTATGTATCTTCTCGTCCTGGATTGGAGGTATTCGGAACTAGGTACTACCGACATGCTCGACACCCTTCTCCTGAGGGCTTTGCTGAG GAATTGCTTGAGCTTGGTGATAGAATTGGTTATGTGAGTACTGGATTGAAAGAAGAGGAAATAGGCCGCTGCCTCCGGAATATTAAGCATTCGCTTGTAAATGATCTGTCCCCACATTTTACTAAGCAAGTAGATAGGAAGTGCAGCATTTGTCAG GAGGAATACGAAGGAGATGATGAGATGGGGAAGCTGGATTGCGGACACAGCTATCATTTACAATGTATTAAACAGTGGCTTGCACAGAAAAATTGTTGCCCTGTCTGTAAGACTGAGGTGGTGGCTCGATGCTGA